One Gemmatimonadota bacterium genomic region harbors:
- a CDS encoding ABC transporter permease: MRLPFRLPASRGQITRDLDDELALHASLHEEALVRRGMDREAARVEAARRFGDAERVRAECLAIDEAHLAISTRRRMFDEFRQDLHIAWRSLARDRALLATTLLVITLGIGASTAVFSLYQAVVLRPLAVAHPERTLWVTVASSTGQDGVSPAIAHAWRDGSRALERLVTSRSVAMTLTDEGEPLRVEGLQVGRGFFEALGLGTAPGRGLGEADYTPGAQAAVVISRALWLDRLAGDPRVEGRTIRLDGRMHTIVGVLDGAVEGQGVQPQFLVADPLPDGLRDNFTPFLATIGLLRPGASVGQAEAELQGILERTASAAGRDLEGRRALVRRLGDHISEPFRFQLLLLLGAVLTVLLIANVNVSSLLLARGAGRGREFAVRASLGASRGRLVRQLFTEHLLLAVMGGVAGLLLALWGGRALVAIMPPELPRLADVRLDGYSVLFAAGATLATAVLAGLLPALRASRVNLGGMLQEGGRGSTGGVATERTRQLFVVSEIALSAVLLVSAALLLRSAQVAGRVSPGFAVDSVHTARYALPAREYPGAEAVIAAHERILASLRGDEPTGVALASAIPLGDGGGGSDFRVVGGTAGGSTSPDINAQLRFVSPGYLRTMGIDLIAGRDLDVGDGPQAPRRLLVSETLARRLGLGDDAVGRQLGGTSSPFMDSTGTPYPWEIVGVVREPRDAGLRAEPSPQVFIPLSQTPPEVFDWSARSVHVVWRQDVGRRTLAGVSRAVHAVDPGLPLFDVRSMRERLRDAVALERASTALLTALGLAAALLAAAGLHGVVSYHVRQREREFGVRMALGARPGDILHLVVRWGGWLTLAGLVVGVPLAITGARALRSLLFGVSPWDAVTILGVSSLLVLATTLACLVPAWRASKVPPDRAIRR; this comes from the coding sequence ATGCGACTCCCCTTTCGCCTGCCCGCGTCACGCGGCCAGATCACGCGCGACCTCGACGATGAACTCGCGTTGCATGCGTCGCTGCACGAGGAAGCGTTGGTTCGCCGGGGCATGGACCGCGAGGCGGCACGGGTCGAGGCCGCGCGTCGGTTCGGCGATGCCGAACGGGTGCGCGCGGAGTGCCTCGCGATCGATGAGGCTCACCTCGCTATATCGACGCGACGCCGGATGTTCGACGAGTTTCGCCAGGATTTGCATATCGCATGGCGCTCGCTGGCCCGTGACCGTGCCCTGCTCGCGACCACGCTCCTCGTCATAACGCTCGGGATCGGCGCAAGCACGGCCGTCTTCTCCCTGTACCAGGCCGTCGTCCTGCGCCCGTTGGCGGTGGCACACCCCGAGCGCACGCTTTGGGTGACCGTGGCGTCCTCCACCGGCCAGGACGGCGTGAGCCCAGCCATCGCGCACGCGTGGCGCGACGGGTCACGGGCGCTGGAGCGCCTGGTGACGAGTCGGTCGGTGGCGATGACACTCACTGATGAGGGCGAGCCCCTGCGCGTTGAGGGACTCCAGGTCGGGCGTGGGTTCTTCGAGGCCCTGGGGCTGGGCACCGCCCCCGGCCGTGGCCTCGGCGAGGCAGACTACACCCCGGGTGCGCAAGCTGCGGTCGTGATCAGCCGCGCCCTCTGGCTGGATCGCCTCGCCGGCGACCCGCGCGTGGAAGGCCGCACCATCCGCCTCGACGGGCGGATGCATACCATCGTTGGCGTGCTCGACGGCGCGGTCGAAGGCCAGGGGGTCCAGCCGCAATTCCTCGTCGCGGACCCCCTCCCCGATGGCTTGCGGGACAACTTCACCCCGTTCCTTGCCACCATCGGCCTGTTGCGTCCCGGCGCGAGCGTGGGACAGGCGGAGGCGGAGTTGCAGGGAATCCTCGAGCGCACCGCGTCGGCGGCCGGGCGCGACCTGGAGGGGCGTCGCGCCCTGGTACGTCGCCTCGGCGACCACATCTCCGAGCCCTTTCGCTTCCAACTGCTGCTCCTCCTTGGTGCCGTGCTCACGGTCCTCCTCATCGCGAACGTCAATGTCTCCAGCCTGCTCCTGGCGCGGGGCGCAGGGCGGGGACGGGAGTTCGCCGTGCGGGCCTCGCTCGGTGCATCGCGCGGACGACTCGTCAGGCAGCTCTTCACCGAACACCTCCTGCTGGCGGTGATGGGCGGCGTTGCCGGCCTCCTTTTGGCGTTGTGGGGCGGGCGCGCCCTCGTCGCGATCATGCCGCCGGAGCTTCCACGCCTCGCTGATGTTCGTCTGGATGGCTACTCCGTGCTCTTCGCTGCAGGGGCCACGCTGGCCACCGCCGTGCTCGCCGGCCTCCTTCCTGCGCTGCGTGCGTCTCGGGTGAACCTTGGCGGTATGCTGCAGGAGGGTGGGCGTGGGTCTACCGGAGGAGTCGCCACGGAGCGGACGCGCCAGCTGTTCGTCGTGAGCGAAATCGCGTTGTCCGCGGTGCTGCTGGTTAGCGCGGCCCTCCTGCTGCGCAGCGCCCAGGTTGCGGGACGCGTCTCGCCGGGGTTTGCGGTCGACAGCGTGCACACCGCTCGTTATGCCCTCCCCGCGCGGGAGTACCCTGGCGCCGAGGCGGTGATCGCGGCGCACGAACGTATCCTGGCCTCCCTTCGCGGCGACGAGCCCACGGGCGTCGCGCTCGCGTCCGCGATCCCGTTAGGCGACGGGGGCGGAGGCAGCGACTTCCGGGTGGTTGGGGGCACCGCGGGAGGAAGCACGTCACCCGACATCAATGCCCAGCTCCGGTTCGTGTCTCCCGGCTACCTCCGGACGATGGGGATCGACCTCATCGCCGGTCGCGACCTCGACGTGGGTGACGGGCCGCAGGCTCCACGACGGCTCCTCGTGAGCGAGACCCTCGCCCGGCGCCTCGGCCTCGGCGACGATGCCGTGGGACGCCAACTCGGAGGGACCAGTTCGCCCTTCATGGACAGTACGGGGACGCCGTACCCGTGGGAAATCGTCGGGGTCGTGCGCGAACCACGTGACGCGGGCCTCCGCGCGGAACCCAGCCCGCAGGTGTTCATCCCGCTGTCGCAGACTCCGCCGGAAGTCTTCGACTGGAGTGCCCGGTCGGTCCACGTCGTCTGGCGGCAGGATGTCGGAAGACGGACCCTGGCCGGCGTGTCCCGTGCGGTGCACGCCGTGGACCCAGGGCTTCCCCTGTTTGACGTGCGGTCCATGCGGGAGCGCCTGCGTGACGCCGTCGCGCTCGAACGCGCAAGCACGGCACTGCTCACTGCCCTCGGCCTAGCGGCCGCCCTGCTGGCCGCCGCCGGGCTGCATGGCGTCGTAAGCTATCACGTGCGCCAGCGCGAACGGGAGTTCGGGGTCCGCATGGCGTTAGGCGCGCGCCCCGGGGACATCCTGCACCTCGTCGTGCGGTGGGGGGGATGGTTGACCCTGGCGGGGCTCGTGGTTGGCGTGCCGTTGGCCATCACCGGCGCGCGGGCGCTGCGTTCCCTCTTGTTCGGGGTGTCCCCCTGGGACGCCGTCACGATTCTCGGGGTCTCCAGCCTGCTCGTGCTGGCGACGACCCTGGCGTGCCTCGTGCCCGCCTGGCGCGCCAGCAAGGTTCCCCCGGATCGCGCGATTCGCCGTTAG
- a CDS encoding PadR family transcriptional regulator, translating to MATDADLLRSTLELLILKSLTWGPRHGYGVADWVKQSTGGELLIEEGTLYPALHRLEAKGWIEPEWGVSENNRRAKFYKLGTRGRAALRAETSTWQRYVASVARALAQTTPEPA from the coding sequence ATGGCCACCGACGCCGACCTCCTGCGGAGCACGCTCGAGCTCCTCATCCTCAAGTCGCTCACCTGGGGCCCGCGGCATGGGTACGGCGTCGCCGACTGGGTGAAGCAATCCACCGGAGGGGAACTCCTCATCGAGGAGGGCACCCTCTACCCTGCGCTGCACCGGCTTGAGGCGAAAGGGTGGATCGAACCCGAGTGGGGGGTCAGCGAGAACAACCGCCGCGCGAAGTTCTACAAGCTCGGCACGCGAGGGCGCGCCGCGCTCCGGGCCGAAACGAGCACATGGCAGCGCTACGTCGCCTCCGTGGCCCGGGCCCTTGCCCAGACGACCCCGGAGCCGGCCTGA
- a CDS encoding multicopper oxidase domain-containing protein, with protein sequence MNTLRQYRRTAGPALAGMVLGVALTCRPAPSPVATPNDFRSTAGRLDAGEHRVALEARAARWFPSGNDRPSFEVAAFGEVGQAPSVPGPLVRVPIGVDVAIALTNSLPDTLLVTGLRDPRTRDTLVVAPGATATTRFRADRPGLYGYSGRTRGTVRWVGGGGGQLHGVIAVDSTGAPPDRIIAITGWSGAAPTGGDSTFVLALNGRMWPHTERMQLAVGDTAHWRVINFAGSIHPMHLHGAYFRVDARGTHTGDTAYTAAQQRLVVTETLLERETMALTWSPERAGRWLFHCHDAFHVEHEMEEELDVAAAMWARAMAGDTTPLPQPAPAAHAGEHAMSGLVIGIDVAGPASAPTVTGARRIDLTVQQREKVYADTPGLGFVLARPGGVPADSITIPGPPIVLAQGEPVAITVHNRLPERTSVHWHGMELESYFDGVGGWSGSANHVAPSIAPRDSFVARFTPPRAGTFIYHSHVSEVRQLSSGMYGPLLVLPQGQRWNPERDHVVMFAVAGTHDTASVVAHHSQRPLRAGVSHRLRFVNIAAADLVTVEALQQERVIDWRVVAKDGADLRMPSAQPARFAMGPGETMDVEVTPARGPLTLRVKSFNNFDLVLQVK encoded by the coding sequence ATGAACACGCTCCGCCAATACCGTCGCACCGCCGGTCCGGCCCTCGCAGGGATGGTCCTCGGGGTGGCGCTCACCTGCCGGCCCGCCCCCTCCCCGGTCGCGACACCTAACGACTTTCGATCCACCGCCGGCCGGCTGGATGCCGGCGAGCACCGCGTCGCCCTCGAGGCGCGGGCCGCCCGCTGGTTCCCCAGCGGGAACGACCGGCCGTCGTTTGAAGTCGCCGCATTTGGGGAGGTGGGGCAGGCGCCCTCGGTTCCGGGCCCCCTGGTGCGGGTCCCCATTGGCGTCGATGTGGCGATCGCCCTCACCAACTCCCTCCCCGACACCCTGCTGGTCACCGGTCTCCGCGACCCACGTACACGGGACACCCTGGTAGTCGCTCCCGGCGCGACGGCCACGACCCGTTTTCGGGCCGACCGCCCTGGCCTCTATGGGTACTCCGGTCGAACGCGGGGCACGGTGCGGTGGGTGGGAGGCGGCGGGGGACAGCTGCATGGCGTCATCGCCGTCGATTCTACCGGCGCGCCGCCGGACCGGATCATCGCCATCACCGGCTGGAGCGGTGCGGCACCGACGGGCGGCGACTCCACCTTTGTCCTCGCGCTCAACGGCCGGATGTGGCCGCACACCGAGCGGATGCAGTTGGCAGTTGGTGACACCGCCCACTGGCGCGTGATCAACTTCGCCGGCAGCATCCACCCGATGCACCTGCACGGCGCCTACTTCCGCGTGGATGCGCGGGGGACGCACACCGGCGATACGGCCTACACAGCTGCGCAACAACGCCTCGTGGTGACCGAGACCCTGCTGGAACGCGAGACGATGGCGCTGACCTGGAGTCCCGAGCGCGCCGGACGCTGGCTCTTCCATTGTCACGACGCCTTCCATGTGGAACACGAGATGGAGGAAGAGCTGGACGTGGCGGCCGCGATGTGGGCCCGGGCGATGGCGGGCGATACAACGCCGCTCCCGCAACCCGCGCCCGCCGCACACGCCGGCGAACACGCCATGTCAGGGCTGGTCATCGGGATCGATGTTGCGGGCCCCGCGAGCGCGCCTACTGTAACAGGTGCGCGCCGCATCGACCTCACCGTGCAGCAGCGGGAAAAGGTCTACGCCGATACCCCGGGGCTGGGCTTCGTCCTCGCGCGTCCCGGGGGCGTGCCGGCGGACTCGATCACGATCCCCGGACCGCCGATCGTGCTGGCGCAGGGGGAACCGGTCGCCATCACCGTGCACAACCGGCTCCCGGAACGAACGTCGGTCCACTGGCATGGGATGGAATTGGAGAGCTACTTCGACGGCGTCGGTGGATGGAGCGGCTCAGCCAACCACGTCGCGCCGTCGATCGCCCCACGCGACTCCTTCGTCGCGAGGTTCACACCCCCGCGCGCAGGCACCTTCATCTACCACTCGCACGTCTCCGAGGTGCGCCAACTCTCCTCGGGGATGTACGGCCCACTCCTCGTCCTTCCGCAGGGCCAGCGATGGAATCCCGAACGTGATCACGTCGTGATGTTCGCCGTGGCCGGCACCCATGACACGGCGTCAGTCGTCGCCCACCATTCACAGCGACCGTTGCGTGCCGGCGTGTCGCATCGCCTCCGTTTCGTCAACATCGCGGCAGCCGACCTGGTCACGGTGGAAGCGCTCCAACAAGAACGCGTCATCGACTGGCGGGTCGTGGCCAAGGACGGGGCCGACCTACGCATGCCATCCGCGCAACCTGCGCGCTTCGCGATGGGGCCCGGTGAGACGATGGACGTCGAGGTCACGCCCGCGCGCGGGCCACTCACGCTCCGGGTCAAGAGCTTCAACAATTTCGACCTCGTGCTGCAGGTGAAATAG
- a CDS encoding glycosyl hydrolase — translation MSITVRPVLLVTLALGATGSLDAQVRRASQASAATPAFVADTTSFSGLRWREIGPARGGRSVAAAGSVKRPNEYWMGTTGGGVFKSVDGGQNWAAASDRYFGGTIGAIAVDAQDPDIVWVGGGETDIRGNTAGGDGLWKSTDAGRTWSFLGWKYEHISAIRIHPTNKDVAWIGVFGNPFQVGDRGLYKTTDGGKTFSRVLYAGDSTGVIDIQLDPSNPDVLYAATWQAWRSPWAMSSGGVHSGIHKSTDGGATWTNLSRTARGLPTGVTGKIGLAVSPAKPSRVWAVIEHDSGGIYRSDDAGATWSYINRDRKLRQRAWYYSNLAADPKDTNVVYALNVGFYRSRDGGKTFRESINVPHGDNHDLWIAPDNPMRMIEANDGGATVSTNGGRSWTDLEFPTAQWYHVDVTNDYPYKICGAQQDNSTLCGPSRKPGNVQLSDWEDSGGGESGYVTPHPTKPWIVFAGSYGGLLTRKDMRTGFTRDITVYPNNPMGESSEDIKIRFQWTFPIVFSRHNPNVLYAGGSRLFRSTNEGESWTMVGPEFSRADKRTMGASGGPITKDQTGVETYALIFAFDESPVRPGVLWVGSDDGYVWVSQDNGVSWKNVTPKDFGEFSRVSIIEPSNFDAGTAYVAANRYQQGDKQPLLFKTTDYGRTWTKIVNGIAPDHFLRVVREDPKRRGMLVAGTERGAYITFDDGQNWQSLRRNLPLVPVHDLRIKDNDIVAATHGRGFWVMDNISSLRQLNAQVAGKPVHLYKPADGFRTDFSGGFFAQLMAMFGGGGSQLGANPPGGALIQYYLKDPNQRVTLEFLDAAGKPIKSFTSDQDPETAADSLRLEGVKAGMIDSLVKTGLARDSATKVATAQVSNPAFLMQQVDIEEFFSRAPRPPRVPNRAGMNTFAWDMRYPDAERFEGIIMWAAGTTGPIAPPGTYSVRMTAAGVTESQTFRLRKDPRAEATDADLQEQFRLLIAIRDKTTEANNAVRLARNMRYNVGDRTGKLSAAQQAEFKAIADAMMAAVSQNEGEVYQVKNQSSQDPLNYPIKLNNKIASLAGTVSSGEYRPTKQSREVFTDLAGKLDLQVKAMNKAMDDNLPKLNAILRAAGLPELKKSFEEIKAAKPAVAM, via the coding sequence ATGTCGATTACGGTACGTCCGGTCCTCCTAGTAACCCTTGCACTCGGCGCCACCGGGTCGCTCGACGCCCAGGTGCGTCGCGCCTCCCAGGCGAGTGCAGCCACCCCCGCATTCGTCGCCGACACGACGTCGTTCTCCGGCCTGCGCTGGCGCGAGATCGGTCCCGCACGCGGCGGCCGCTCGGTTGCCGCCGCGGGTTCGGTCAAGCGTCCCAATGAATACTGGATGGGGACAACCGGTGGTGGCGTCTTCAAGTCCGTCGACGGCGGGCAGAACTGGGCCGCCGCCAGCGACCGCTACTTCGGGGGAACGATCGGCGCGATCGCCGTCGACGCGCAGGACCCGGACATCGTCTGGGTCGGAGGCGGCGAGACCGACATCCGCGGCAACACGGCCGGTGGTGACGGGCTCTGGAAGTCCACTGACGCCGGTCGCACCTGGAGCTTCCTCGGGTGGAAGTACGAACACATCTCCGCCATCCGCATCCATCCGACCAACAAGGACGTCGCGTGGATTGGCGTGTTCGGGAATCCCTTCCAGGTGGGCGACCGCGGGCTCTACAAGACGACAGACGGTGGCAAGACCTTCTCCCGCGTCCTGTACGCCGGCGATTCCACCGGGGTGATCGACATCCAGCTCGATCCCTCCAACCCGGACGTGCTGTACGCGGCCACCTGGCAAGCGTGGCGATCCCCGTGGGCGATGTCGTCCGGCGGCGTGCACTCGGGCATTCACAAGTCCACCGACGGCGGCGCGACCTGGACCAACCTCTCGCGTACGGCGCGCGGACTCCCCACCGGGGTGACGGGCAAGATCGGGCTGGCGGTGTCGCCGGCCAAGCCGAGCCGGGTCTGGGCGGTCATCGAACACGATTCGGGCGGGATCTATCGCAGCGACGACGCCGGGGCGACCTGGAGCTACATCAACCGCGATCGCAAGCTGCGACAGCGCGCCTGGTACTACTCGAACCTGGCCGCCGACCCCAAGGACACGAACGTCGTCTACGCGCTGAATGTCGGGTTCTACCGGTCGCGCGATGGCGGGAAGACCTTCCGCGAGTCGATCAACGTGCCGCACGGTGACAACCACGACCTGTGGATCGCGCCGGACAACCCGATGCGGATGATCGAGGCGAATGACGGCGGCGCCACGGTCTCGACCAACGGTGGTCGCAGTTGGACGGACCTCGAGTTCCCGACCGCGCAGTGGTATCACGTGGACGTCACCAACGACTATCCGTACAAGATCTGTGGCGCCCAGCAGGACAACTCGACGCTCTGCGGCCCGAGCCGGAAGCCGGGCAACGTGCAGCTCTCCGACTGGGAGGATTCCGGCGGTGGCGAGTCCGGCTACGTCACGCCGCATCCGACCAAGCCGTGGATCGTTTTCGCCGGCTCCTATGGCGGGTTGCTGACGCGCAAGGACATGCGGACAGGATTCACCCGTGATATCACGGTGTACCCCAACAACCCGATGGGGGAATCGTCGGAAGACATCAAGATCCGCTTCCAGTGGACCTTCCCGATCGTCTTCTCGCGCCACAATCCCAACGTGTTGTATGCCGGTGGCTCGCGCCTCTTCCGCTCCACCAACGAAGGGGAGAGCTGGACGATGGTCGGGCCGGAATTCTCGCGCGCCGACAAGCGAACGATGGGTGCGAGTGGCGGCCCCATCACGAAGGACCAGACCGGCGTGGAGACCTACGCGCTGATCTTTGCTTTTGACGAGTCTCCTGTCCGTCCAGGCGTGCTCTGGGTCGGTTCCGACGACGGCTACGTCTGGGTCTCGCAGGACAATGGCGTCAGCTGGAAGAACGTCACCCCCAAGGACTTCGGCGAGTTCAGCCGCGTCTCGATCATTGAGCCCTCCAACTTCGATGCCGGCACGGCGTACGTGGCTGCCAACCGATACCAGCAGGGCGACAAGCAGCCGCTCCTCTTCAAGACCACGGACTACGGCCGCACCTGGACGAAGATCGTGAACGGCATCGCGCCGGATCACTTCCTTCGCGTCGTGCGCGAGGACCCCAAGCGGCGCGGGATGCTCGTCGCCGGCACGGAACGCGGGGCGTACATCACCTTCGACGACGGACAGAACTGGCAGTCGCTGCGTCGCAACCTGCCGCTCGTCCCGGTGCATGACCTGCGCATCAAGGACAACGACATCGTGGCCGCGACGCATGGCCGTGGGTTCTGGGTGATGGACAACATCTCGTCGCTCCGCCAGCTCAACGCCCAGGTGGCGGGCAAGCCCGTCCACCTGTACAAGCCGGCCGACGGTTTCCGCACCGACTTCAGCGGAGGCTTCTTCGCCCAGCTCATGGCGATGTTCGGCGGGGGTGGCTCGCAGCTCGGCGCCAATCCACCGGGCGGCGCGCTGATCCAGTACTACCTCAAGGACCCCAACCAGCGCGTCACCCTTGAGTTCCTCGACGCTGCGGGCAAGCCGATCAAGAGCTTCACCAGCGACCAGGATCCCGAGACCGCAGCCGACTCGCTTCGACTGGAAGGGGTCAAGGCGGGGATGATCGATTCGCTCGTGAAGACCGGCCTCGCGCGTGACTCCGCGACGAAGGTCGCGACGGCCCAGGTCAGCAACCCGGCGTTCCTCATGCAGCAGGTGGACATCGAGGAGTTCTTCTCACGTGCCCCACGTCCGCCACGGGTCCCCAACCGTGCGGGGATGAACACCTTCGCGTGGGACATGCGATACCCCGACGCCGAGCGTTTCGAGGGGATCATCATGTGGGCGGCTGGTACCACCGGCCCGATTGCGCCGCCGGGGACCTACAGCGTCCGCATGACCGCCGCCGGTGTCACCGAGAGCCAGACCTTCCGCTTGCGGAAGGACCCGCGCGCGGAGGCCACGGACGCCGACCTGCAGGAGCAATTCCGCCTGCTCATCGCCATCCGGGACAAGACCACCGAGGCCAACAACGCCGTGCGCCTGGCGCGCAACATGCGCTACAACGTCGGCGACCGCACCGGCAAGCTCTCCGCCGCGCAGCAGGCCGAGTTCAAGGCGATCGCCGATGCGATGATGGCCGCCGTGAGCCAGAACGAGGGTGAGGTCTACCAGGTGAAGAACCAGTCCTCGCAGGACCCGCTCAACTATCCCATCAAGCTGAACAACAAGATCGCATCGCTGGCGGGCACGGTGAGCAGCGGCGAGTACCGTCCGACGAAGCAGAGCCGCGAGGTCTTCACCGACCTGGCCGGCAAGCTCGACCTGCAGGTGAAGGCGATGAACAAGGCGATGGACGACAACCTGCCGAAGCTGAACGCGATCCTGCGCGCCGCGGGCCTGCCCGAGCTCAAGAAGAGCTTCGAGGAGATCAAGGCGGCGAAGCCGGCCGTGGCGATGTAG
- a CDS encoding serine/threonine protein kinase, giving the protein MIGERVGNYRVTDRLGEGGMGTVYRAQDEMLDREVALKVMRPEVSRQPGLHERFRQEAVALARLNHPRIAAVYGLERHANDLVMVLEFVRGETLEAIVHRSGHLDWRRAFELGAEALEGLEHAHLKGVVHRDIKPANIMLARDGHVKVMDFGIARLMGSSRQTRMGAAVGTPMYMSPEQLRGEDVDGRSDLYSLACVLYELITGRLAFEADSDYELMMKQLNTPAPPVRATIADAPAVVDEVLGRAMAKGRDDRYPHARAMAEALRAARGAGPVVAPGPTPHTRLADVPMARADREVPVATLSHTADAPAREVVPATRLAAPAVAATRIAADVAPAPVPPRPSPLGDWRLWAAVAVLALGTTALLKGRSDEPTVPPSSVASDTTPTMGAPVAPPPATVAAAVSGDVPPALGATPGIVGEKAGPIAPPEPAPRPASTGRTTPRSPAAAGARKNAPTEDKAPPPPVITPPPATPAPVVTEPPAASKASAEADAVPNAAAIASDVGRALDDLAGAMGSGDAGRVGSVLRVDDASGWLDLVKERRLLMSVEGTPEIEVESRTRATARFRASLNVRSAFGANRKRPAQFVAELSRSGGGWRVTSLRPVGAVSIK; this is encoded by the coding sequence ATGATTGGGGAACGCGTCGGCAACTATCGCGTCACCGACCGGCTCGGCGAAGGCGGCATGGGTACGGTGTACCGCGCGCAGGACGAGATGCTCGATCGCGAAGTGGCGCTCAAGGTCATGCGCCCCGAGGTCTCGCGTCAGCCAGGGCTGCATGAACGGTTCCGCCAGGAGGCGGTCGCGCTCGCCCGCCTCAACCATCCCCGCATCGCGGCAGTGTATGGCCTCGAGCGCCATGCCAACGACCTGGTGATGGTCCTCGAGTTCGTGCGGGGGGAGACCCTCGAGGCGATCGTGCACCGGTCAGGGCACCTGGACTGGCGTCGAGCCTTCGAGCTGGGCGCCGAAGCGCTGGAGGGGCTCGAACATGCCCACCTCAAGGGGGTGGTCCACCGCGACATCAAGCCGGCGAACATCATGCTGGCGCGTGACGGACACGTGAAGGTCATGGACTTCGGCATTGCGCGCTTGATGGGGAGCAGTCGGCAGACGCGGATGGGGGCCGCGGTCGGGACGCCGATGTACATGAGCCCGGAGCAGCTGCGCGGGGAGGACGTCGACGGCCGGTCCGACCTGTACTCGCTCGCCTGCGTGTTGTACGAGCTGATCACGGGGCGCCTGGCGTTCGAGGCCGACAGCGACTACGAGCTGATGATGAAGCAGCTCAACACTCCAGCGCCCCCGGTCCGCGCAACCATCGCGGACGCTCCGGCGGTCGTGGACGAGGTACTGGGGCGCGCGATGGCCAAGGGACGCGACGACCGGTATCCACACGCCCGCGCGATGGCCGAGGCGCTCCGCGCGGCGCGCGGCGCCGGGCCGGTGGTCGCGCCGGGGCCAACGCCCCATACACGACTGGCCGACGTCCCGATGGCACGGGCGGACCGCGAGGTGCCTGTCGCCACCCTCTCACACACCGCTGACGCGCCCGCGCGCGAGGTGGTGCCCGCTACGCGGCTGGCCGCCCCCGCGGTGGCCGCCACGCGCATCGCGGCTGATGTGGCGCCGGCGCCAGTCCCCCCGCGGCCTTCGCCACTGGGTGACTGGCGGCTCTGGGCCGCCGTGGCCGTGCTGGCGTTAGGCACCACGGCGTTGCTCAAGGGACGGTCGGATGAACCCACCGTGCCCCCATCCTCCGTCGCCTCCGACACCACCCCGACCATGGGAGCCCCGGTGGCGCCCCCTCCCGCCACCGTTGCGGCCGCGGTGAGTGGCGACGTGCCCCCTGCCCTCGGGGCCACGCCGGGAATCGTTGGCGAGAAGGCGGGCCCCATTGCGCCGCCTGAACCTGCACCGCGCCCGGCGTCGACCGGCCGGACCACACCGCGTTCGCCAGCTGCCGCCGGCGCGCGAAAGAACGCACCAACCGAGGACAAGGCCCCGCCACCGCCCGTGATCACACCACCACCGGCCACCCCCGCGCCGGTGGTGACCGAGCCGCCGGCGGCGTCCAAGGCCTCCGCAGAGGCAGACGCGGTGCCTAACGCCGCGGCCATCGCCAGCGATGTGGGGCGGGCGCTCGACGACCTGGCCGGGGCGATGGGAAGCGGAGACGCTGGCCGCGTGGGAAGCGTCCTCCGCGTCGACGATGCGTCAGGGTGGCTCGACCTCGTCAAGGAACGCCGGCTCCTGATGAGCGTCGAAGGGACGCCGGAGATCGAGGTGGAGAGCCGCACGCGTGCCACCGCACGGTTCCGCGCCTCGCTCAACGTGCGCTCCGCCTTCGGGGCGAATCGCAAGCGCCCGGCGCAGTTTGTCGCCGAGTTGTCGCGAAGTGGTGGGGGCTGGCGCGTGACGAGCTTGCGACCCGTCGGCGCCGTCTCGATCAAGTGA
- a CDS encoding Stp1/IreP family PP2C-type Ser/Thr phosphatase, with translation MFLSRLFGRTPTVRPTMELSTPVPGGGTAPESRLVTAWATDPGCVRDVNEDAVAVVHPASQDASDRGVLAVVCDGMGGHEAGEVASRLAIEAYVRCAVEKAKDPHLLLARAMEAANSAVIDAAAREPRLKGMGTTCTALLLRNGHAYCAHVGDSRCYMFRDGELFLMTEDHSAVMELVRNGMLTLEEARHHPDKNVISRALGSVRNVPVTTWPTPLLVRPGDQFLVCSDGLYDMMSDNDIRDAMAAAAPQVACDTLVARARENGGFDNISVAILSMESPTRTPKATRVVELPA, from the coding sequence ATGTTCCTCTCTCGCCTGTTTGGCCGTACGCCCACCGTGCGCCCGACCATGGAACTCTCGACCCCCGTACCCGGCGGCGGCACGGCCCCCGAGTCCCGCCTGGTGACCGCCTGGGCCACCGATCCCGGCTGCGTGCGGGACGTCAATGAGGACGCCGTGGCGGTTGTGCATCCGGCGTCCCAGGACGCCAGCGATCGAGGGGTGCTCGCCGTGGTCTGCGACGGCATGGGTGGACACGAGGCCGGTGAGGTGGCCAGCCGACTGGCGATCGAGGCTTACGTCCGGTGTGCGGTCGAGAAGGCAAAGGATCCCCACCTGCTCCTCGCCCGCGCGATGGAAGCGGCCAACAGCGCCGTCATTGACGCCGCCGCACGCGAGCCTCGCCTGAAGGGGATGGGGACCACCTGCACCGCCCTGCTGCTCCGGAACGGACACGCCTACTGTGCCCACGTCGGGGACAGCCGGTGCTACATGTTCCGCGACGGCGAGCTTTTCCTGATGACCGAAGACCACTCGGCCGTGATGGAACTCGTGCGCAACGGGATGCTGACCCTGGAGGAAGCGCGACACCATCCGGACAAGAACGTCATCTCCCGCGCGCTGGGCTCCGTGCGCAATGTTCCGGTGACCACCTGGCCGACCCCGCTCCTCGTGCGGCCCGGGGATCAATTCCTGGTCTGCTCCGATGGCCTCTACGACATGATGAGCGACAACGACATCCGGGACGCGATGGCGGCCGCCGCGCCGCAGGTCGCGTGCGACACGCTCGTCGCACGCGCGCGGGAGAACGGAGGCTTTGACAACATCTCGGTGGCGATCCTCTCGATGGAATCCCCGACTCGCACCCCCAAGGCCACGCGCGTGGTGGAGTTGCCCGCATGA